Proteins encoded within one genomic window of Candidatus Nezhaarchaeota archaeon:
- a CDS encoding endonuclease Q family protein translates to MIIYADLHIHSKYSGATSEKMNVKELMVYAPIKGINLLGTGDVIHPSWLKELKESLEEIPGTGLYKVKSSQVDLYFVAQTEIGTIHEVNGKKRKIHHVVLMPSFEVAEQVVDVFGKLCDLEADGRPILTMNPAELVEMLLEIDNNIFIFPAHAWTPWWSIFGSIGGVDSLEECYGDKSHKIKALETGLSSDPEMNWRVSWLDKLTLLSNSDSHSPYPHRLGREANVFNLKNPSYKELIEAIVSKDPSKFLMTIEVDPAYGKYHWTGHRKCGVSMPPEEAIKRGNKCPKCGKPLTKGVEQREGC, encoded by the coding sequence TTGATAATATACGCCGATCTTCACATACACTCGAAGTATAGCGGAGCTACATCGGAGAAAATGAATGTAAAAGAGCTAATGGTTTACGCCCCTATCAAGGGGATAAACCTGCTCGGAACTGGTGACGTTATCCACCCATCGTGGCTTAAGGAGCTAAAGGAAAGCCTAGAGGAAATTCCTGGAACTGGTCTGTACAAAGTTAAGAGCTCTCAAGTTGATCTTTACTTCGTAGCTCAAACAGAGATCGGAACGATACACGAAGTTAATGGGAAGAAGAGGAAGATACATCATGTCGTACTAATGCCGAGCTTTGAAGTTGCGGAGCAGGTAGTTGATGTCTTCGGTAAACTCTGCGACTTAGAAGCTGATGGTCGTCCAATCCTCACCATGAATCCTGCTGAGCTAGTAGAGATGCTTTTAGAGATAGACAATAACATCTTCATATTTCCTGCTCACGCTTGGACTCCTTGGTGGTCGATCTTCGGCTCCATAGGTGGAGTTGATAGCCTTGAAGAATGCTATGGAGACAAAAGCCATAAGATAAAGGCTCTTGAAACTGGGCTTAGCTCGGACCCGGAGATGAACTGGCGGGTTTCATGGCTCGATAAGTTGACCCTCCTAAGTAATAGTGACAGTCATAGCCCATACCCTCATAGGCTCGGTAGAGAGGCAAACGTCTTCAACTTAAAGAATCCCTCTTACAAGGAGCTAATCGAGGCAATAGTTAGCAAAGATCCCTCCAAGTTCTTAATGACCATAGAGGTGGATCCAGCCTACGGCAAATACCACTGGACTGGTCATAGGAAGTGTGGGGTTTCCATGCCACCTGAAGAAGCCATTAAAAGGGGTAATAAGTGCCCCAAGTGTGGAAAGCCATTAACGAAGGGTGTTGAGCAGAGAGAAGGGTGTTGA
- a CDS encoding NADH-quinone oxidoreductase subunit B family protein has protein sequence MGLVDWARIRSPWIIHFNTGACNGCDIEVVAALTPRYDVERFGIRLVGSPRHADILIVTGPVTKQVEKRLKRIYEQMPEPKFVIAVGNCCASSGAFRNCYNVYPGLDSVIPVDVYVLGCPPKPEAIINGVVKLIEKLRGGAS, from the coding sequence TTGGGCTTAGTCGACTGGGCTAGGATCAGAAGTCCTTGGATCATACACTTCAACACTGGCGCATGTAATGGCTGCGACATTGAGGTTGTAGCCGCGCTTACTCCTAGATATGACGTTGAAAGGTTTGGAATTAGACTTGTCGGTTCGCCAAGACATGCCGACATACTAATAGTCACGGGCCCAGTGACCAAGCAGGTTGAGAAGAGACTTAAGAGGATCTACGAGCAAATGCCTGAACCTAAATTCGTAATAGCCGTCGGCAATTGTTGTGCTAGTAGTGGAGCCTTCAGAAACTGCTACAACGTCTACCCTGGACTCGATAGTGTAATACCCGTCGACGTCTACGTTTTGGGTTGCCCCCCTAAGCCTGAAGCAATAATAAACGGAGTCGTTAAGCTCATAGAGAAGCTTAGAGGTGGAGCCTCCTGA
- a CDS encoding 4Fe-4S binding protein, which translates to MPIFGDVLKTILQKRATLLYPFERREVPSDYRGKVEIDYNKCVGCGLCVKDCPSAALELVTLPDGKRKPRYYLARCTFCSQCAESCPRGAIKMTQFYELASYNRKIEVIEPCGTSH; encoded by the coding sequence ATGCCCATATTCGGCGATGTGCTAAAAACCATTCTTCAGAAGAGGGCTACTTTGCTGTATCCCTTTGAGAGGAGAGAGGTTCCTTCGGACTATAGGGGCAAGGTCGAAATAGATTACAATAAATGCGTTGGCTGTGGTCTGTGCGTTAAAGATTGTCCGTCAGCCGCGCTTGAGCTCGTAACCTTGCCAGATGGGAAGAGAAAGCCCAGGTACTACCTAGCTAGGTGCACCTTTTGCTCGCAATGCGCTGAATCTTGTCCTCGAGGAGCTATTAAGATGACCCAATTCTATGAACTGGCCTCCTACAATAGGAAGATTGAGGTGATTGAGCCATGTGGGACATCGCACTGA
- a CDS encoding NADH-quinone oxidoreductase subunit J, with the protein MWDIALIFLTILTALFAVESKDLVKSIIAFSIMCILVAMIYYVMGAFYASVFQLLVYAGAVSVLLAVTVHIIRRRRVT; encoded by the coding sequence ATGTGGGACATCGCACTGATATTCCTAACAATCTTGACGGCTTTATTTGCCGTCGAATCTAAAGACTTAGTGAAGTCCATCATAGCCTTCTCCATTATGTGCATCCTCGTCGCTATGATCTATTATGTAATGGGTGCATTCTATGCGTCAGTGTTTCAACTTTTAGTCTATGCAGGAGCAGTCTCAGTCCTCTTAGCAGTGACCGTGCACATTATCAGGAGGAGGCGTGTGACATGA
- a CDS encoding 30S ribosomal protein S26e — protein sequence MPKKRKNRGRAKGDKGRDSIVMCDGCGRPIPRGKAIKVTKYVSFVDPQLRKELESKGVLISKTLVTKYLCVSCAIFQGVRKVRAEEERKVVPGQAKPRIIKGRSGTS from the coding sequence GTGCCTAAGAAGAGGAAAAATCGAGGAAGGGCTAAGGGGGACAAGGGAAGAGATTCCATAGTTATGTGTGATGGTTGCGGAAGACCAATACCAAGAGGTAAAGCGATAAAGGTCACTAAGTACGTAAGCTTCGTTGATCCTCAGCTCAGGAAGGAACTTGAAAGCAAAGGGGTCCTAATAAGTAAGACCCTTGTCACTAAGTACTTGTGCGTTAGCTGTGCGATATTTCAAGGAGTAAGGAAGGTTAGAGCTGAGGAAGAAAGGAAGGTTGTTCCAGGCCAGGCCAAGCCTAGGATAATTAAGGGAAGGAGTGGAACCTCATAG
- a CDS encoding NADH-quinone oxidoreductase subunit K yields the protein MEYLPPQSYLVLSMILLAIGIYCLVSKRNMIKTVIGLEIVTIAVNTAFMSLGWMRTHPANFMDPLAQAFVIISIAIGGVIAALALSLVVNAYQHYKTLDLKKLRRLRW from the coding sequence ATGGAGTACCTTCCACCACAATCCTACTTGGTCCTTTCCATGATCCTATTAGCAATAGGCATTTACTGTCTTGTCTCCAAGAGGAACATGATAAAGACAGTCATAGGCTTAGAGATAGTAACTATCGCGGTCAACACAGCCTTCATGTCGCTTGGCTGGATGAGGACTCACCCGGCTAACTTCATGGACCCCCTAGCACAGGCTTTCGTAATAATTTCAATAGCTATCGGAGGAGTTATTGCCGCATTAGCCCTCTCTTTAGTTGTTAATGCATACCAGCACTACAAGACGCTTGATTTAAAGAAGCTTAGGAGGTTAAGGTGGTAA
- a CDS encoding nickel-dependent hydrogenase large subunit, with protein sequence MSIVDIPIGPQHPAIKEPLNITCYVDGEQVVGAKLRIGYNHRGIEKAGEYQTYIQNLYIAERICGICGIVHAFCLTQAAEDIIGKEIPRRADYIRTIGLELNRIHSHLLWLGVAAHEIGFDTLFMYVWRDREMVMDVIEDFTGNRVTYALMTIGGVRRDIPQEKAERILRVMDLLEEKVKKYKKMCLEERTIRMRCDGVGILRKEDAIALCAVGPTARASGVPFDVRADDPHAAYDEIPFKVITYDTCDVTARLLVRADETLESINIIREAIKRMPSGPVRIRLPRVVPSGEGIGRTEAPRGEVIHYVRANGTERPFRWKVRAPTLANLLSIPVMLTSKGDYVVNIADIPITFASIDPCLSCTDRAVNFVDVSSGKSWVWTFSQIKRMYWRS encoded by the coding sequence ATGAGCATAGTTGACATTCCAATAGGCCCTCAACATCCTGCAATAAAGGAGCCCCTAAACATAACATGCTATGTGGATGGAGAGCAAGTAGTTGGAGCTAAGCTAAGGATTGGTTACAATCATAGAGGCATAGAGAAGGCCGGTGAGTATCAAACATATATTCAAAACCTCTACATAGCTGAGAGGATATGCGGCATATGTGGAATAGTTCATGCTTTCTGCCTTACTCAAGCGGCTGAGGACATAATAGGTAAGGAGATCCCTAGGAGAGCTGACTACATAAGGACCATAGGTCTTGAGCTCAATAGGATACATAGCCACCTACTATGGCTTGGAGTTGCAGCTCACGAAATAGGCTTTGACACCCTCTTCATGTATGTTTGGAGAGATAGAGAGATGGTAATGGACGTAATAGAGGATTTCACTGGTAATAGAGTTACGTACGCTTTAATGACTATAGGTGGAGTGAGGAGGGATATACCACAAGAGAAGGCAGAGAGGATCTTGAGAGTCATGGACCTGTTGGAAGAGAAGGTAAAGAAGTACAAGAAGATGTGCTTAGAAGAGAGAACCATAAGGATGAGGTGTGATGGCGTAGGCATCTTAAGGAAGGAGGATGCGATAGCGCTGTGTGCTGTAGGCCCAACAGCAAGAGCATCAGGAGTACCATTTGACGTAAGAGCTGACGATCCACATGCAGCCTATGATGAAATACCGTTTAAGGTCATCACGTATGATACTTGTGACGTGACAGCTAGGCTCTTAGTCAGGGCTGATGAAACTCTTGAATCAATAAATATAATTAGAGAGGCGATAAAGAGGATGCCTTCCGGACCTGTTAGGATTAGGTTGCCGAGAGTTGTACCATCTGGAGAGGGCATTGGAAGAACCGAGGCCCCAAGAGGTGAAGTAATTCACTATGTTAGGGCTAATGGCACGGAGAGACCTTTTAGATGGAAGGTGAGGGCACCAACGCTAGCAAACCTCCTCTCAATTCCAGTGATGCTTACGTCTAAGGGCGATTATGTAGTCAACATAGCCGACATACCCATAACCTTTGCTAGTATAGACCCTTGTCTGAGCTGCACTGATAGAGCCGTAAATTTTGTAGATGTCTCGAGCGGTAAGAGCTGGGTTTGGACATTTAGTCAGATAAAGCGTATGTACTGGAGGAGTTAA
- a CDS encoding A24 family peptidase C-terminal domain-containing protein has translation MNTLHLTAYAKVLLCTTALGLASIQDWKTREVSDLVWLVMGLCGAAITMVELALDFSLSSLVTLMMSAISCFLLGFGLYYLGFFGGADAKCLWCIGVTLPFNPLKNLAFSPVGPENPIFSISIFNNSILTAALLALGILVFNAIKRMRGPLFTGNEESSLWKRSLVLMLGYKVRVSKLLRKRDFYFLLEDLTLEGGLIKRRFRLSTRCVDDGSYERLKELVDKKIVEESEEIWASPAIPLIVNITAGFFIAMLHGDLVLAIAKAALSLTL, from the coding sequence TTGAACACACTTCACTTAACAGCCTACGCTAAAGTATTGCTGTGCACTACGGCTCTTGGATTAGCGTCAATCCAAGACTGGAAGACCAGAGAGGTAAGTGACTTGGTATGGCTTGTGATGGGACTTTGTGGAGCTGCAATAACCATGGTGGAGCTCGCCCTCGATTTCTCGCTCAGCTCCCTTGTAACCCTTATGATGTCAGCTATATCATGCTTCCTACTCGGTTTCGGGCTTTATTACCTAGGCTTTTTTGGAGGAGCCGATGCTAAGTGTTTGTGGTGTATAGGAGTGACGCTGCCCTTCAACCCCTTAAAGAACTTAGCTTTTAGCCCCGTTGGTCCAGAAAACCCCATATTCTCAATATCTATATTCAACAACTCCATTTTGACTGCTGCTTTGTTAGCTCTAGGTATCCTGGTATTCAACGCCATTAAGAGGATGAGGGGACCTCTCTTTACGGGTAATGAAGAGAGTAGTCTCTGGAAGAGAAGTCTTGTCCTAATGCTAGGCTATAAAGTGAGAGTTTCAAAGCTCCTTAGAAAGAGAGATTTCTACTTTCTCCTCGAGGATCTTACGCTTGAGGGGGGTCTCATTAAGAGGAGGTTTAGACTATCAACAAGGTGCGTGGATGATGGGTCTTATGAGAGACTGAAAGAGTTAGTGGACAAGAAGATTGTAGAGGAAAGCGAGGAAATTTGGGCTTCTCCGGCGATCCCGTTGATAGTGAACATAACTGCTGGCTTTTTCATAGCCATGCTTCATGGCGACTTAGTGCTAGCGATAGCTAAAGCTGCACTGAGCTTAACACTGTGA
- a CDS encoding NADH-quinone oxidoreductase subunit C, protein MKIQRARRVFITVDRLTYKEVVKFLRDNIGVTHVSTITGVDAIDRFEVIPHFSFRGVVISVKGLVPKDNPEIDTISDVIPGAFFYEKEVHEMFGINIKGHPDLSRLELPDDWPEGLYPLRKDVDLQTLISKITKERD, encoded by the coding sequence GTGAAGATTCAGAGAGCTAGGAGGGTCTTCATAACTGTTGATAGGTTGACGTACAAGGAAGTCGTTAAGTTTTTGAGAGATAACATCGGCGTAACACACGTATCCACGATAACTGGAGTTGATGCAATAGATAGATTTGAAGTTATACCTCACTTCTCGTTCAGAGGTGTGGTGATATCAGTTAAAGGGTTAGTTCCTAAAGACAATCCGGAGATAGATACGATAAGCGACGTAATTCCTGGAGCTTTCTTCTATGAAAAGGAAGTTCACGAGATGTTTGGGATCAACATCAAGGGACATCCCGATCTAAGCCGCTTAGAACTGCCAGATGATTGGCCTGAAGGTCTTTATCCACTTAGAAAGGATGTAGATCTTCAAACTCTCATTAGCAAGATAACTAAGGAAAGGGATTAA
- a CDS encoding carbohydrate kinase family protein — translation MRRIFDLVAIGNPVYDIIKTPLVESLGRVLSGCSVNAALTAKKLGMDKVALVGCIGEDFEERFIREMKSKNIQLMIVKRSKKTTGFKLKYLDFSGNRELEILGLSDGISKSDIPEDAFNTKAVIVGPVIGEVGIDVPAAFKERGVTVFLDPQGYLREISGGVVQHYSNPVALEACCESHVVKPNMLEAKLLSGFDEPIKAATSIYEKTGAMVAVTLAEKGSIIVHRRRAIIVPAYPTYPVDPTGAGDVYLGAFAYYLSIGLRVEDAASYASAVASIKVENIAGHFNISLNEVTKRALWIRGRVKVKKLS, via the coding sequence ATGCGCAGAATATTCGACTTAGTGGCAATAGGTAACCCGGTCTACGACATCATTAAGACACCCTTAGTTGAAAGCTTAGGTAGAGTTCTATCAGGATGTAGCGTGAATGCGGCTTTAACCGCTAAGAAGTTGGGGATGGATAAAGTGGCGCTTGTCGGCTGCATTGGAGAAGATTTTGAGGAGCGTTTTATCCGTGAGATGAAGAGCAAGAACATTCAATTAATGATAGTCAAGAGGTCTAAGAAGACGACAGGATTCAAACTTAAGTACCTCGATTTTTCTGGTAACCGAGAGCTTGAGATTTTAGGATTAAGTGATGGAATATCTAAGAGCGATATCCCCGAAGATGCCTTTAACACGAAAGCGGTGATAGTCGGCCCGGTCATAGGTGAAGTCGGAATTGATGTCCCAGCTGCCTTTAAGGAGAGGGGAGTGACGGTCTTTCTTGATCCTCAAGGCTATCTCCGTGAAATTAGCGGAGGGGTTGTTCAGCACTACAGTAACCCAGTTGCTTTAGAGGCTTGCTGTGAAAGCCATGTTGTGAAGCCGAACATGTTGGAAGCAAAACTCCTTTCGGGATTTGATGAGCCTATTAAAGCTGCCACCTCGATTTACGAGAAGACCGGAGCTATGGTCGCTGTAACCTTAGCTGAAAAAGGCTCAATAATTGTTCACAGGAGAAGAGCCATCATAGTTCCAGCTTATCCCACTTACCCGGTAGATCCAACCGGGGCCGGGGATGTTTACTTAGGCGCCTTCGCGTACTATCTAAGCATAGGTCTTAGAGTGGAGGATGCTGCCTCTTACGCTTCAGCTGTTGCCTCTATAAAGGTCGAGAACATTGCCGGGCACTTCAACATAAGCCTAAACGAGGTCACTAAGCGAGCTCTATGGATAAGAGGTAGGGTTAAGGTGAAGAAGTTGAGCTAA
- a CDS encoding NADH-quinone oxidoreductase subunit H, with protein sequence MIQELIDLLRVLIFPGFLFFIILGLFFEWIDRKFYAKLQNRVGPLYAGPWGLFQPFADFVKLMAKEDIVPEGADRPIFSSIPVFALALSLFSILFLPVCGPQGILSFEGDLIVVTVILTLFVILVFLAGISSASRYPEVGAERSILQLLGYEIPLVASVLGAATITVQAGGSLQIKSIVMAQSGWWNILGVQALGFAIFLLAAQAELERVPFDIPEAETEIVAGWLTEYSGKKLALIRLAKDVELAFLCGLGATLFLGGPQPILPGLIGVLLSTIVFVIKSIIVLLILTIVRAAMSRLRIDQMVNFAWKYLVPLSIIQLFLAVAIPGLMVI encoded by the coding sequence ATGATTCAAGAACTAATTGATCTTCTTCGAGTACTAATCTTTCCAGGATTCCTATTTTTCATAATCCTTGGCTTATTCTTCGAGTGGATAGATAGAAAGTTCTATGCGAAGCTTCAGAACAGAGTAGGTCCCCTATATGCAGGGCCTTGGGGCTTGTTCCAACCCTTTGCTGACTTCGTTAAGCTTATGGCTAAAGAGGACATAGTTCCCGAAGGTGCTGATAGACCAATATTTTCTTCGATTCCAGTATTCGCCTTAGCTTTAAGTCTATTCTCGATTCTCTTCCTACCGGTATGTGGACCTCAAGGCATACTATCATTCGAGGGGGATCTTATAGTCGTAACGGTTATATTAACACTCTTCGTGATATTAGTCTTTTTAGCAGGCATCTCCTCTGCAAGTAGGTATCCGGAAGTGGGAGCTGAAAGGTCAATACTGCAACTACTAGGTTATGAGATACCCCTCGTGGCCTCAGTTTTGGGGGCAGCTACCATAACAGTTCAAGCCGGTGGCTCCCTACAAATCAAAAGCATAGTGATGGCCCAAAGTGGTTGGTGGAACATCCTCGGTGTTCAAGCACTAGGCTTCGCGATATTCCTATTGGCAGCCCAAGCAGAGCTTGAAAGGGTTCCATTTGACATACCTGAGGCAGAGACAGAGATAGTTGCAGGCTGGCTTACGGAGTACTCAGGGAAGAAACTTGCTCTCATAAGGCTCGCAAAGGACGTAGAGCTTGCCTTTTTATGCGGCTTAGGAGCCACGCTGTTCTTAGGAGGCCCCCAACCAATTCTTCCCGGCCTTATAGGCGTCCTCCTGTCAACAATAGTCTTTGTAATCAAATCCATCATAGTCCTCTTGATACTTACGATAGTAAGGGCAGCTATGTCTAGGCTTAGAATAGATCAGATGGTAAACTTCGCATGGAAATACTTAGTACCTCTCTCAATCATTCAACTGTTTCTAGCAGTCGCTATACCCGGATTGATGGTTATTTGA
- a CDS encoding proton-conducting transporter membrane subunit produces the protein MVVEVDLLTILRPLIALIVFSAVTPLLGYVEGRLKLKYLTGAFATLGFLIALLLSIGMIKTLLTEGVTASLPGFGPPLGVEIRIDALSIFMVLLFLSLGLLVSIYSIKYMEHDTGLDRYYTMLSLLVAGMIGVAIAGDFFTLFVFWELMSISSYSLVAFRKYRWEPIEAGFKYLVMSTFGSLMALLGMALLYGHAGTLNFHALSVIFSTSSVDPFYGYITLTLIFVGFGVTASIVPFHTWLPDAHPAAPSPISAMLSGLVIKAAIYAIARSTYTIFNPLIFNYGVLFIVFAIVTTTVANIMALLQRDVKRLLAYSSIVNIGFILFGLGVAAYGLRMGAITASLMGFVGALMHLLSHAIGKGLLFLAAGSFITRAKTRNIYNLQGIGRAMPWTGVSFSIGLLSLSGAPPLAGFVSKLLLLMSGYSAGDTFTNVATSLMLVNSVFAAAYYLRLLQVCIIRPKGVRAEVSKEASALIVVPLVLLMIALVVVGCYPWPLIDVAQKAALILLPLP, from the coding sequence ATGGTAGTTGAAGTGGACTTATTGACCATCTTAAGACCCTTAATAGCGTTAATTGTTTTCTCTGCAGTGACACCATTACTAGGCTATGTTGAAGGAAGATTAAAGCTCAAGTACTTAACAGGAGCGTTTGCGACACTTGGCTTTCTCATAGCCCTTCTCCTCTCAATAGGGATGATTAAGACTCTACTTACTGAAGGTGTCACGGCATCACTTCCAGGCTTCGGACCGCCATTAGGTGTTGAGATTAGGATAGATGCGTTAAGCATTTTCATGGTGCTATTATTCCTCAGTCTGGGCCTACTTGTCTCTATATACTCAATAAAATACATGGAGCACGATACTGGCTTAGACAGGTACTACACGATGTTGTCACTACTCGTAGCTGGGATGATCGGTGTAGCTATTGCTGGCGATTTCTTCACATTATTCGTCTTCTGGGAGTTAATGAGCATATCCTCATACTCCTTAGTAGCCTTCAGGAAGTACCGATGGGAGCCCATCGAAGCTGGCTTCAAGTACTTGGTGATGAGCACCTTTGGATCCCTTATGGCCCTGCTAGGCATGGCACTGCTTTACGGCCATGCTGGAACGCTGAACTTCCACGCTCTCTCAGTGATATTCTCTACGTCAAGCGTTGACCCGTTCTACGGCTACATAACGTTGACCTTGATCTTTGTTGGATTCGGCGTTACAGCCTCTATAGTGCCTTTTCACACATGGTTGCCTGATGCTCACCCAGCTGCTCCGAGCCCCATAAGCGCCATGCTATCGGGACTAGTGATTAAGGCTGCAATTTATGCCATTGCCAGGAGCACTTATACCATCTTTAACCCGCTGATCTTTAACTATGGAGTGCTATTCATAGTCTTCGCCATCGTAACTACGACAGTTGCAAACATAATGGCTCTATTACAGAGGGACGTGAAGAGACTCCTGGCCTACTCAAGCATCGTCAATATAGGCTTCATACTGTTTGGCTTAGGGGTGGCAGCTTACGGTTTACGCATGGGGGCTATTACCGCAAGCTTAATGGGCTTCGTCGGAGCCTTAATGCATTTACTGTCGCATGCCATTGGCAAAGGTCTCCTCTTCCTTGCAGCAGGCTCATTCATTACGAGGGCGAAGACGAGGAACATCTACAACCTCCAAGGCATTGGCAGGGCAATGCCGTGGACAGGAGTATCGTTCTCTATAGGTTTATTATCATTGAGTGGAGCTCCTCCTCTAGCTGGCTTCGTGAGCAAATTACTATTGCTCATGTCCGGCTATAGTGCTGGTGACACTTTCACGAATGTAGCCACCTCGCTAATGCTCGTGAATAGTGTGTTTGCAGCAGCATATTATCTGAGGCTACTCCAAGTGTGTATCATAAGACCTAAGGGGGTCAGGGCTGAAGTATCGAAGGAGGCATCGGCATTGATAGTAGTCCCTCTAGTACTACTCATGATAGCGCTAGTAGTCGTTGGCTGTTACCCATGGCCCTTAATAGATGTAGCCCAGAAAGCAGCATTAATCCTCCTTCCATTACCATAA
- the ndhC gene encoding NADH-quinone oxidoreductase subunit A: MSSKDCEGYTMSSAITIPMISFIIALIVSALTYAWGAKIAPKPKPNPDKLKPYACGEDVPAEIVPVTIHLINFATLFLVFDVLALIIAFAILSPIMLAQTSFLVTIYALVALETILLLARRRW, translated from the coding sequence TTGTCTAGCAAAGACTGCGAGGGCTACACTATGAGCTCCGCTATCACCATCCCGATGATATCCTTCATCATCGCCCTCATAGTATCCGCGTTAACCTACGCTTGGGGTGCTAAGATAGCTCCTAAACCAAAGCCTAATCCTGATAAGCTCAAACCCTATGCATGTGGTGAGGACGTTCCCGCTGAAATAGTTCCCGTAACGATTCACTTAATAAACTTCGCAACCCTATTTCTAGTATTTGATGTGCTAGCTCTGATTATAGCATTCGCCATACTCTCACCAATCATGCTTGCCCAAACATCCTTTTTAGTTACAATATATGCGCTCGTGGCTCTAGAGACTATACTTCTCTTAGCTAGAAGAAGGTGGTAG
- the proS gene encoding proline--tRNA ligase, translating to MVLSQRKKHENFSEWFEQVTLHTMVYDYRFPVKGCGVWPGYGFKLRRLVLDIMRRLLDESGHEECLFPTLIPKSLLEKEAEHVKSFEGEVFWITKGGFTELGEKLALRPTSETVIMPMLKLWIKDYKDLPVKLYQVVSVFRYETKATHPMIRVREVTTFKEGHSAHATYEDAEKHVWNMVELYKKFFDELCIPYLVSKRPDWDKFAGAVYSIAFDTIMPDGRALQIGTIHHLGQNFSKAFDVKYLKADGSHEYVWTTSYGISERVIAALIAIHGDDHGLVLPPNVAPIQAVVVPIPYKGKEFEVYEETQRAYSELKAAGFRVTIDDRRDVTPGSKFYEWELKGVPLRVEIGPRDVEKGVVTLVRRDDLTREEVPRSEVVAAIHRLAEDIIKSLKTNAWNNMKSRILRARDLEEASSFIKARRGIAEMAWCGHSECGLALEENLEAKILGTAIETIEVKSECVNCDREATKILRVAKTY from the coding sequence ATGGTTTTATCTCAAAGGAAGAAGCATGAAAACTTTAGCGAGTGGTTTGAACAGGTCACCCTCCACACTATGGTTTATGACTACAGATTCCCCGTTAAAGGGTGCGGTGTGTGGCCAGGCTACGGATTTAAGCTTAGGAGACTTGTGCTGGACATCATGAGACGCTTGCTCGACGAGAGTGGACATGAAGAGTGCCTCTTCCCAACGTTGATTCCAAAGAGTCTCTTGGAGAAAGAGGCAGAGCATGTAAAAAGTTTTGAGGGCGAGGTCTTTTGGATTACGAAGGGTGGGTTCACCGAATTAGGGGAGAAACTAGCCCTAAGACCTACAAGTGAGACAGTCATTATGCCGATGCTAAAGCTGTGGATCAAGGATTACAAGGACCTTCCGGTCAAGCTTTATCAAGTAGTGAGCGTTTTCAGGTATGAGACCAAGGCGACTCATCCAATGATAAGAGTAAGAGAGGTGACTACGTTTAAAGAAGGTCACTCAGCTCACGCCACCTACGAAGACGCGGAAAAGCATGTTTGGAATATGGTTGAGCTCTACAAGAAGTTTTTCGACGAACTCTGCATACCATACCTGGTATCGAAAAGACCTGATTGGGATAAGTTTGCTGGAGCTGTCTACAGCATTGCCTTTGACACAATAATGCCCGATGGAAGGGCCCTTCAAATAGGAACTATCCACCACCTAGGGCAAAACTTCTCAAAAGCGTTTGATGTGAAGTATTTAAAGGCTGATGGAAGTCACGAATACGTTTGGACGACAAGTTACGGGATATCGGAGCGCGTGATAGCTGCTTTGATAGCCATACACGGAGATGATCATGGTTTAGTGTTACCACCAAACGTTGCCCCTATACAAGCTGTTGTTGTGCCTATTCCCTATAAAGGTAAGGAGTTTGAGGTGTACGAGGAGACTCAGCGAGCTTACAGTGAGCTTAAGGCAGCTGGTTTTAGAGTGACAATAGATGATAGGAGGGACGTCACGCCCGGTTCTAAGTTTTACGAATGGGAGCTTAAGGGAGTTCCACTAAGGGTTGAGATAGGACCCCGCGATGTCGAGAAGGGCGTGGTGACGCTAGTTAGGAGAGATGACTTGACCAGAGAGGAGGTCCCACGAAGCGAGGTTGTGGCTGCGATACACCGGCTAGCCGAAGACATCATTAAGTCCCTCAAGACCAATGCCTGGAACAACATGAAAAGTAGGATTTTAAGGGCTCGCGACCTTGAAGAAGCTAGCTCCTTCATTAAAGCTAGAAGAGGAATAGCTGAAATGGCATGGTGTGGTCATAGCGAGTGTGGGCTAGCTCTTGAAGAAAATCTGGAAGCTAAGATTTTAGGGACAGCCATAGAGACAATCGAAGTCAAGAGTGAGTGCGTTAATTGCGATAGAGAAGCGACAAAGATCTTAAGAGTTGCAAAGACTTACTAG